The stretch of DNA aagcaTCTAACCAGATCATCCGCGCAACCACCAAAACCCCTCACACAATccacaaaaaatagaaagataaaacTGGCCAAAACTCAAACACAGAGGTTGGACTTGGAGCCACCGTGCATGCACCGATATCCTGGGCGCCAAAGACGTGCCACGTACGCGCCACCTTGATGCCCTTTAACTCTTTGGCATTAATGTTATTCATGGTAAACTGAACTTCGACACCAACGAGTCATAgcaatttattaaatttcaagGGCAGCTTGCATGGTATACGTCAGATCAATCGAAGCTAAGGCTCATACAGTCATGAATACTTTCTATCAATATCAATacctatatttttttgtatacaTAAGTGGCCGGGTACTTCAAACCTCATGTTTCAGTCTTTTCCCATCGGTTTAAAGGACCTTAGCTACCAATACTTGTATTAATACGGCCTCGACGTCAAGTATTCTTAACTAGTAAGCTGCGAGTACAGTAGGTTACAAAACGGAAACTTTTTCTACTTTTTGTCTATTTGggacttgtatctagcattactcgaaTAGATACAAGTTCCAAATAGACAAGCctcatacaaattttttataaaataataggtctcactaataaaaaataattttttttacacatttttaaggtgagatctatttttttacaagggcTTGTATGAggtttatctatttgaaacttgtacaaatcatttctctttttaaaaaaataatgctagatttaagtctcaaatagacaaatttcaaacaaatcttttataaaaataattttttattttttgggcagCTGCCATATCAGTATCactaactaattatatatatatggcattatCAGTAAACGTCCCTGCACAGCAAGATTTACAAATAGAACGTCGCTTGCTATTTCGAGTCGATACCAGTGGTATACAATGTGAACTGAATTCCAATCCCTAGCTTCAATAGTACCAAACcaatttagaaaattatttataaaaatcattttatcgaAAACAGGTACTGTTAACGACAGGCCCACTCGAATTCCCCAGCGATCGAGTAACGccctatattaatattattttttattctcatcatcttataaaattttgcgtaaaattattaattttacataaaagttagATTCAAAAGATAATGTACTGTTAAAACTTATACCAATGAGGGAATcctcatttttcttaatatgaaTATTGATGAAATTCACATTTCCCGTAATAGTAATGCCCATAACAATAGACTTACTATTATCGTatatcctcttcttcttcttcttcggtttATCCCCTGTAGCTGACACATGAGGGGCAGATACAATATTACCGAAATCTAGGGGGTGTAAACGTGTAAagatcaaacaaaaaacaagtgaAATTAAGGAGGTGGTACGACTTCGAAAGCCGAAGCCACTCGATCTCAAACTTGGTAGGGCTTGTCGGCTTCACTCTGAGATGGGTCGGCCTCGATTGTGTTAAAAATCAGACCCCTCCGACCCCTTTATAGGCCCCACCACACTCCTTCCACAGCCCACATACCAAACCAAACCTCAACCATTCCCCACCATCTCTTCTCTCCTCCAAGGTGGTGCACTTCACCCACCTGACCTACCCCTTTTTTCTGTTAATCTTACTCCCTGAACTCTCGGCCACTAACTTCTTCCATGGACAAGAGTACGGAGAAAGAAACCCATGACTTCATGAACGTTGAATCCTTCTCTCAGCTCCCCTTCATCCGCCCCGCACCGGTTAAAGAAAAGTGCATTAAGCTTTTCGGCATAGAATTTGGCGGTGACAACCCTGCGGGTGCCACAGACTACTCCGAGTCGGCTGAGACCAACGCATGCGAGGACGCCAAGGAGCACAACGAGAACGTGGAGAGTAACCGCAGATTTGAGTGCCATTACTGTTGTCGAAACTTCCCTACCTCACAAGCCTTGGGCGGCCACCAAAACGCGCATAAAAGGGAACGCCAGCACGCAAAACGCGCGCACCTTCAGTCGGCCATGATGCATAGTAGTCTCTCTGATCCGCAGGTCTATGGATTTATGAATTACCGCCACGGCTCCGCTCCAATGCCGGCATTGACTTATCCATCTTGGAACCCTAGTAATTCTAATACCATTAGTACTGCTGGTAATGGTAGCAGGTATTATGGAAGCCACGGCCCATTTTCTCAGCCTGCACCTATAAATGGGAGTCCTTTGGCCTTGTGGCGAATCCCTGCCGTCCAAAGTAACCCTACTTTGAATCGGGACCGTTCGTTGCACCCGTTGCCATTGTTTGCTGGAGATGAGATGAAGCACTCACAGCTTGGCGGGTCTAGTTCTCAAAGCAGGTATGTTTACGAATCGAAGTCGAGCGTGCAGGCCGACCATGTGAGTTTGGATCTTCATCTGTAGCAGTACGATTCGACTTATAAAGAAATTACTAGAGATTTAAGATTAGATCGAGCAGGCATGCAGTCTTTTAATATGCAAATGAGGCAATTAATCCAAGAGACACTCATGACTAGCTAGTAACTcatgttttctatatattaacagcgcagttttataaaattagcaTGACTAGTTGATATTGCTATGTAAATGAAACGAATtgattgttttatttctttgaatGTCAGACGTACAACTAGCATATTAATTCCTCTTGTTCAGAATCTTTAACCCTTAATTTACAATTAGTAATGCATCTTTAGGTTAATGAGTAGtgaatcttttttcttttttcttttttctaaagcATAAACTAAGTTATAAATTGGCTCTCAAGTAAGAGATCATGAGTGTTTTCAAAATACAAACCGGGCGAATTTCCCTAATTAAtactttattttgtaaaattccTAAGAAAACATTTTGTCTAGTGAAATCTATCTCTTGGTTTCCATCAGAGTATTTCATACGTGTGAGGAATATTATATGGGATCTGTTGGATGGACATGAAGTCTGTCTATACACACGTGtgcatatatctatatatgtgcATGGGCAAGACAGGTGTGGCGAAAAGGGAGGCTCAAGATGGATTTGTTTCAGGGCAGCAGATGGGATAAGAAAGATCAGGTGATAAGCTTTGATGTCTCCTCTGCTGATGATGCAGAAAGACAATGATATTTCCATGGCATCTGCGCACCGGTAGCTCATAGCTAGCTTGCCAATCTTTAATGCATGTTCTGCTTTTTTCTACTCACTCATTCTACTCGTAAAATTATGATCAGTGTCTATGTGCGTGTCtcagagaaaaagagagagaagaagttCAGGGAGAGAGGAAGAATATTAATGTTGAGATTATCAAACTTAAAAGTACTTTATCTTGCATCTCCTAAAAGATTTTTATTGATCCTTCTGCCAATATATATAAGACATAGGGCTGACGAAACAAATATATGCAACGGATTTTAATTAAGATCATTGGTTTTTTTTGCCCCTAGCTCTAATTAAAACAACATATATTAAGGAGCAACTTATGAATGACCCAAAATGATCTGCTCCGTTCGATTTCGAAGGTCTTATGGCGTTTGTGACGACCTTGATTTGGCAAAAGGTTGAAATCAGATGGTTGCGATGGATAGGGTAATATGTTGTTGGAATGGTGGAATTAATGATAAATGAAGTCGGAACAGGAAGATCAGTAACGCAACATCTAAGATTGCTGttgtaaaaataaagtaaaatgaaTGATTACTAAAGTTGATCATGAGGATCTACAACTGggaaggcatatatatataatata from Juglans regia cultivar Chandler chromosome 4, Walnut 2.0, whole genome shotgun sequence encodes:
- the LOC108982706 gene encoding zinc finger protein 8-like isoform X2, yielding MDKSTEKETHDFMNVESFSQLPFIRPAPVKEKCIKLFGIEFGGDNPAGATDYSESAETNACEDAKEHNENVESNRRFECHYCCRNFPTSQALGGHQNAHKRERQHAKRAHLQSAMMHSSLSDPQVYGFMNYRHGSAPMPALTYPSWNPSNSNTISTAGNGSRYYGSHGPFSQPAPINGSPLALWRIPAVQSNPTLNRDRSLHPLPLFAGDEMKHSQLGGSSSQSRVFHTCEEYYMGSVGWT
- the LOC108982706 gene encoding zinc finger protein 8-like isoform X1, yielding MDKSTEKETHDFMNVESFSQLPFIRPAPVKEKCIKLFGIEFGGDNPAGATDYSESAETNACEDAKEHNENVESNRRFECHYCCRNFPTSQALGGHQNAHKRERQHAKRAHLQSAMMHSSLSDPQVYGFMNYRHGSAPMPALTYPSWNPSNSNTISTAGNGSRYYGSHGPFSQPAPINGSPLALWRIPAVQSNPTLNRDRSLHPLPLFAGDEMKHSQLGGSSSQSRYVYESKSSVQADHVSLDLHL